From one Synechocystis sp. PCC 6803 substr. PCC-P genomic stretch:
- a CDS encoding ABC transporter permease has product MALSLPTRVNWSPIQRYLELLQILVERNLKGRYRGSFLGVYWSLLNPLIMTGIYAAIFGAAFASFYGSALNYVLAAFTGLLVINFFSASTSQALSSVVASGGLMNKIKLPISVFPLSMIVANVFQFVVGPLPLLAIVTIYKSWESGWWFVNAISLFFPLLALSLVCTGVGFFVSALYVFFRDLPYFYELVTFMLWIGSPIFYPSEIVPEQVRRFLVINPLLPIIDSIRQISLSGDLPESGLIVHGLLNGLILLALGWLCFRSWQKNFMDLL; this is encoded by the coding sequence ATGGCTCTTTCGCTACCGACAAGGGTGAACTGGTCCCCGATTCAGCGCTACTTGGAACTTTTACAGATATTAGTGGAGCGCAACCTGAAAGGCCGTTACCGGGGTTCCTTTTTGGGGGTTTACTGGTCGTTGCTAAACCCTTTGATTATGACAGGGATTTATGCGGCTATTTTCGGAGCGGCCTTTGCCTCCTTCTATGGGTCTGCCCTGAACTATGTGCTGGCGGCCTTTACGGGGCTGTTAGTGATTAACTTTTTTTCTGCTTCCACTAGCCAAGCTTTATCGAGTGTGGTGGCCAGCGGGGGACTCATGAATAAAATCAAGCTCCCCATCAGTGTCTTTCCCCTCTCCATGATCGTCGCCAACGTGTTCCAATTTGTGGTGGGGCCATTACCCCTATTGGCGATCGTCACCATTTATAAGTCTTGGGAATCTGGTTGGTGGTTTGTTAACGCCATTTCTCTTTTCTTTCCTTTGTTGGCTCTGAGCCTAGTGTGCACCGGGGTAGGCTTTTTTGTCAGTGCCCTTTACGTATTTTTCCGGGATTTGCCCTACTTCTATGAGCTAGTAACCTTCATGCTCTGGATCGGTTCTCCCATTTTCTATCCATCCGAAATTGTGCCGGAACAAGTGCGCCGCTTTTTGGTCATCAACCCCCTGTTACCGATCATTGACAGTATTCGTCAAATTTCCCTGTCGGGGGATTTGCCCGAGTCTGGTTTGATTGTTCATGGACTATTAAATGGTTTAATTTTATTGGCCCTGGGTTGGTTGTGCTTTCGCTCCTGGCAAAAGAATTTCATGGATCTGTTGTAA
- a CDS encoding ribonucleotide-diphosphate reductase subunit beta has product MVVSTVNPTAPMPVTPIFNPTGNDSVENRTIWFGNTTNLMQLNDVRYNWAVGLYQQMRENFWIPQRLDITQDVTDYWNLTNEERYAFDGILSYLTFLDSVQTCNIPHLKSSVTAPEISLCMAEQISQEGMHNQSYQYMIETIIPTEKRDKVYEFWRTDRVLKERCEYIAMLYQKYVDHPTQENYFIALMADYLLEGLYFYNGFIYFYNLASRMLMPGSADIFKMINRDELSHVRLYQKLIPEAMQVFTHSTDQIYEMFDKAVEFECRWTNHIVGNNILGITESSTEQYTKYLANSRLRAIGLDPLYTDARYGKSPYTHLERFSDTKKEAHTKANFFEATVTSYVMSSGVSGWDEI; this is encoded by the coding sequence ATGGTTGTCAGCACCGTTAATCCCACAGCGCCCATGCCTGTGACCCCCATTTTTAACCCCACTGGCAACGATTCCGTCGAGAACCGCACCATTTGGTTTGGCAACACTACCAACTTGATGCAGTTGAATGATGTCCGCTACAACTGGGCAGTGGGATTGTATCAACAAATGCGGGAGAACTTTTGGATTCCCCAGCGCTTAGACATTACCCAGGATGTCACCGATTACTGGAATTTAACCAACGAAGAGCGTTATGCCTTTGATGGTATTTTGTCCTATTTAACCTTTCTTGATTCTGTTCAAACCTGTAACATTCCCCATTTAAAAAGTAGCGTTACCGCGCCGGAAATTAGCCTGTGTATGGCGGAGCAAATTTCCCAGGAGGGTATGCATAACCAAAGCTACCAGTACATGATCGAGACGATTATTCCCACGGAAAAGCGGGATAAGGTGTACGAATTTTGGCGCACAGACCGGGTGTTAAAGGAACGGTGCGAGTACATTGCCATGCTCTACCAAAAATATGTCGATCATCCCACCCAGGAGAATTATTTTATTGCCTTGATGGCGGACTATTTGCTGGAAGGATTATATTTTTACAACGGTTTTATTTACTTCTATAACCTTGCTTCTCGTATGTTGATGCCGGGTTCTGCGGACATTTTTAAGATGATCAACCGGGATGAGTTGAGTCACGTGCGGCTATACCAAAAGCTAATTCCCGAAGCCATGCAGGTCTTCACCCACTCCACGGATCAGATTTATGAAATGTTTGATAAGGCGGTGGAGTTTGAATGTCGCTGGACTAACCACATTGTCGGTAATAATATTCTCGGTATTACGGAATCTAGTACGGAACAGTACACTAAGTATCTTGCTAATAGTCGTCTACGGGCGATCGGTTTAGATCCCCTTTACACGGATGCTCGCTACGGGAAAAGTCCCTACACCCACTTGGAGCGTTTTTCCGACACGAAAAAAGAGGCTCACACTAAGGCGAATTTCTTTGAAGCAACGGTGACTAGTTATGTGATGTCTTCTGGGGTATCCGGTTGGGACGAAATTTAG
- the arcC gene encoding carbamate kinase, with product MNSPNQNTRPIVIALGGNALLQRGQPPEAEIQKANIHIAALAIAKIARHYPVVVTHGNGPQVGLLALQGECEKSCKPYPLDVLGAETEGMIGYLLEQELRNQLPGRDVVTLLTQIVVDRQDPAFLQPTKPIGPVYTLEQAQQLAQERGWAIAADGQGYRRVVASPEPKRIIELPTIQLLVKSGALVVCAGGGGIPVVVNEAGGLQGVEAVIDKDLAAALLAQNLQAQGLLLLTDVDGVYENWSTNYAHCFEQTTPKNLRRYRFAAGSMGPKVEAACRFVETTGQWCGIGKLDQALDIIDGKAGTVVMP from the coding sequence ATGAATTCTCCTAACCAAAACACCAGACCCATTGTCATTGCTTTGGGCGGAAATGCTTTACTGCAAAGGGGCCAACCTCCGGAAGCGGAAATTCAGAAAGCTAACATTCACATTGCCGCTCTGGCGATCGCCAAAATTGCCCGGCATTATCCCGTCGTTGTCACCCATGGCAACGGCCCCCAAGTGGGGTTACTGGCCCTACAGGGGGAGTGCGAAAAATCCTGTAAGCCCTATCCCTTGGACGTGTTAGGGGCAGAAACGGAAGGCATGATCGGTTACCTGTTGGAGCAGGAATTACGCAATCAACTACCTGGGCGGGATGTGGTCACCCTATTGACCCAAATTGTGGTCGATCGCCAGGACCCAGCTTTTTTGCAACCCACCAAACCCATTGGCCCGGTTTATACCCTGGAACAAGCTCAACAGTTGGCCCAGGAAAGGGGTTGGGCGATCGCCGCCGACGGCCAGGGATACCGCCGGGTAGTGGCTTCTCCAGAACCCAAAAGGATTATTGAGCTACCCACCATTCAATTGTTGGTGAAGAGCGGCGCATTAGTGGTTTGTGCCGGGGGCGGTGGCATTCCTGTGGTGGTTAATGAAGCCGGAGGATTGCAAGGGGTGGAAGCGGTGATTGACAAAGATCTAGCCGCTGCTCTGTTGGCGCAAAATCTCCAAGCCCAAGGTTTACTACTCCTAACGGACGTCGATGGTGTGTATGAAAATTGGAGCACCAACTACGCTCACTGTTTTGAGCAAACCACCCCGAAAAATCTACGCCGTTACCGATTTGCAGCGGGTTCCATGGGGCCAAAGGTAGAAGCGGCCTGTCGCTTTGTAGAAACCACCGGGCAATGGTGTGGCATCGGCAAACTTGATCAAGCCTTAGACATTATTGACGGGAAAGCAGGGACAGTGGTGATGCCCTAA
- a CDS encoding cyclic 2,3-diphosphoglycerate synthase, with protein MVTNRITDNRRRVVILGAAGRDFHNFNQVYRDNPRYEVMAFTATQIVGIADRRYPPSLAGELYPHGIPILEEGQLENFCREHRVDQIVFAYSDVSHHQVMHLASRSLAIGADFVLLGPNQTMIKTTVPVIAVSAVRTGCGKSQVSRWLSQRLRQLGLRVCAIRHPMPYGNLQKQAVQRFAKLEDLDQADCTVEEREEYEPHILAGHVVYAGVDYGLIVEKASLESDVILWDGGNNDFPFVQPDLHIVLVDPLRPGDESLYHPGEAVLRMADIVLIPKTDVATVAQITQVLSSIAQLNPDAQIIQGRSPLRLEPPLDLRGKRVIVVEDGPTTTHGGMDYGAGYQAVKEIENITIVDPRPYTVPEIAAVYAKFPHLTKILPAMGYFPAQLQALADTLNAAEVDVVVSGTPSDLGRLIPLNKPLVRVFYDYAEAKEPGLGKALDLFLARRGLGSKANEFS; from the coding sequence ATGGTTACAAACAGAATTACTGACAACCGTCGGCGGGTGGTGATTTTAGGGGCTGCCGGGCGGGATTTTCACAATTTCAATCAGGTTTATCGAGATAATCCCCGGTATGAAGTGATGGCCTTCACTGCGACCCAGATTGTGGGCATTGCCGATCGCCGTTATCCGCCGAGTTTAGCGGGGGAACTTTATCCCCACGGTATTCCCATCCTTGAAGAAGGGCAGTTGGAAAATTTTTGCCGGGAACATCGGGTTGATCAAATTGTGTTTGCCTACAGCGATGTGTCCCACCACCAGGTCATGCATCTCGCTTCCCGCAGTTTGGCGATCGGAGCAGATTTTGTCCTACTGGGGCCAAATCAAACCATGATTAAAACCACAGTACCCGTCATCGCAGTGTCAGCGGTGCGTACCGGTTGCGGTAAATCCCAGGTGAGTCGCTGGCTGTCCCAACGGTTACGGCAACTCGGTTTGAGGGTTTGCGCCATTCGCCATCCCATGCCCTACGGTAATTTGCAAAAACAGGCGGTGCAACGATTTGCCAAGTTGGAAGATTTAGACCAAGCGGACTGCACAGTAGAAGAACGGGAAGAATACGAACCCCATATTCTGGCGGGCCATGTGGTCTATGCCGGGGTAGATTACGGCCTAATTGTGGAAAAAGCTTCTTTAGAAAGTGATGTCATTCTCTGGGACGGGGGGAATAATGATTTTCCCTTTGTGCAACCGGATTTACACATTGTCCTTGTGGATCCCCTACGACCGGGGGACGAAAGCCTTTACCATCCAGGGGAAGCGGTGCTTAGGATGGCAGACATTGTCCTGATTCCCAAAACCGATGTAGCCACAGTGGCCCAAATCACCCAGGTTCTTAGTTCCATTGCCCAGTTAAACCCTGATGCCCAAATTATCCAAGGGCGATCGCCCTTGCGGTTGGAACCTCCCCTAGATCTGCGGGGTAAACGGGTGATTGTGGTGGAGGATGGCCCCACTACTACCCACGGGGGCATGGACTACGGTGCTGGTTACCAGGCAGTGAAGGAAATTGAGAACATTACAATAGTTGATCCTCGACCCTACACTGTGCCGGAAATTGCCGCTGTTTATGCTAAATTTCCCCATTTAACGAAAATTTTGCCCGCGATGGGTTATTTCCCCGCCCAATTACAAGCTTTAGCGGATACCCTCAATGCCGCTGAAGTTGACGTGGTGGTATCCGGTACCCCCAGTGATCTGGGCCGATTAATCCCATTGAATAAACCATTGGTGCGGGTTTTTTATGATTACGCCGAGGCGAAAGAACCGGGATTAGGTAAAGCTTTGGATTTGTTTTTAGCCCGTCGGGGGCTAGGGAGCAAAGCCAATGAATTCTCCTAA
- a CDS encoding family 10 glycosylhydrolase: protein MIINPLFLTYSPNHCTMAIATIFAQIWQYCKKPFLHNLVLGLLISLAIVHPFSLFNQVQAQNAFPEIRGVWITNNDTVHFLDQNRTTESINLLADLNFNTIYPVVWNSGYVLYESEFAKREGLQPFSPRGDQGQDVLADIIDKAHRRNMLVLPWFEFGFKAPPMSELVKRHPWWFTQKRDGTKTSVSAAGEVMWMNPFHPQVQTFITQLVMDAVNKYDLDGVQFDDHTALPNEFGYDNYTISLYQQETKKTPPSNPKDPAWIRWRADKITAFMVQLNARIKAAKPNILVSVSPATYNLAYNTFLQDWLDWIRKGIVDEVIVQVYRTSLPTFTEPIQRAEFRESKTLIPTAVGILTGLPTKQVPMPLVNDKVYASRAQGMGVSFFYYQTLWDIAPEEKDDRIQSFRRLFPFPAPRSLVRIAPPPPITPPPSPPPVNNPAAPNPNPAPPLQGIPIPVEMPTSSAPSNNPVLPQNDPFPPNTPPPTPVPQEPGGFPPEPVLDDSIPVDWY from the coding sequence TTGATTATTAATCCACTTTTCCTCACTTACTCCCCGAATCATTGCACCATGGCGATCGCCACAATCTTTGCCCAAATCTGGCAGTATTGCAAAAAGCCATTCCTCCACAATCTTGTTCTAGGTTTATTAATCAGTTTGGCGATCGTCCATCCCTTTTCCTTATTCAACCAAGTCCAAGCCCAAAATGCCTTTCCAGAAATCCGTGGAGTTTGGATCACCAATAATGACACCGTTCATTTTTTAGACCAGAACCGCACCACTGAATCCATTAACCTCCTAGCGGATCTAAATTTCAATACCATCTACCCCGTAGTCTGGAACTCCGGTTATGTTCTCTACGAAAGTGAATTTGCTAAAAGGGAAGGCTTACAACCCTTTAGCCCCAGGGGAGATCAAGGTCAGGATGTGTTAGCAGACATTATCGATAAGGCCCATCGGCGCAACATGTTGGTTTTGCCCTGGTTTGAATTTGGCTTTAAGGCTCCCCCGATGTCGGAACTGGTTAAGCGCCATCCCTGGTGGTTTACCCAAAAGCGGGACGGCACTAAAACTTCTGTGAGCGCTGCCGGAGAAGTGATGTGGATGAATCCTTTTCACCCTCAAGTCCAGACTTTTATTACGCAACTAGTCATGGACGCAGTTAATAAATACGATTTGGACGGGGTTCAGTTCGACGATCACACCGCCCTGCCCAACGAATTTGGCTACGACAATTACACCATTTCTTTATATCAACAGGAAACAAAAAAAACTCCCCCCAGCAATCCTAAAGATCCGGCCTGGATTCGCTGGCGAGCCGATAAAATTACCGCATTCATGGTGCAGTTAAATGCCCGCATCAAAGCTGCTAAACCGAACATTCTCGTATCCGTCTCCCCTGCCACCTACAATCTCGCTTACAACACTTTTTTGCAGGATTGGTTGGATTGGATCCGCAAAGGCATTGTTGATGAAGTGATAGTTCAGGTTTATCGTACATCTCTACCCACTTTTACTGAGCCGATCCAGAGGGCGGAGTTTAGGGAATCTAAAACCCTAATTCCCACCGCCGTTGGAATCTTAACCGGATTACCCACTAAGCAAGTGCCCATGCCTTTAGTGAATGATAAGGTCTATGCATCCCGAGCCCAGGGAATGGGAGTTTCCTTTTTTTATTACCAAACCCTCTGGGACATTGCACCGGAAGAAAAAGATGATCGTATTCAATCCTTTCGCCGCCTATTTCCTTTCCCAGCCCCCCGTAGTTTAGTCAGAATTGCCCCGCCTCCCCCAATTACTCCGCCCCCATCTCCCCCTCCCGTTAATAATCCCGCAGCCCCTAACCCTAATCCGGCTCCACCACTCCAAGGCATTCCCATTCCCGTTGAAATGCCCACCAGTTCTGCCCCTAGCAATAATCCTGTTTTGCCGCAGAATGATCCCTTCCCCCCAAATACACCACCACCGACTCCAGTGCCCCAGGAACCAGGCGGTTTTCCACCGGAACCGGTTTTGGACGACTCCATTCCCGTGGATTGGTACTAA
- a CDS encoding cyclic nucleotide-binding domain-containing protein, translating to MTAFLQGILGASSMALGALIAVAWQPGRKFLAAVMAFGSGTLMAAIALEIASAVYRSGGVLVLVGGFLLGGILFISLSKYIDEQGGFLRKPAASRRYVVEHKMLESHELVDYLAHSEVMNALPEQERHQLAGLLTPHHAYPREVLCREGDQGDYFYFIGGGEADVYKGTTWVNRLTSGDIFGEMSLLTGEPRSATVVAVTPMELYQLDKENFANILSQSPHLALALSRKLARRLQSATDFEAIVPPEDKVSVLEPLVEGDRQMLAKLAQSSAPMAILVGTLFDNIPEAMVIGMNTNVTPWGGAFLFAVFISNFPEALSSSFGMKQAGISNRRILTLWFGAVVASGLIAMVGYSIGQGGTLLLVAVAQAIAGGGILAMLASTMMPEAYELGGSSVAYATIIGFLAGFLISASHF from the coding sequence TTGACCGCCTTCCTTCAGGGGATTTTGGGTGCTTCTAGCATGGCCCTGGGGGCTTTAATTGCTGTGGCTTGGCAACCGGGAAGAAAATTTTTAGCCGCAGTGATGGCCTTTGGTAGTGGCACTTTGATGGCGGCGATCGCCTTGGAAATTGCCAGTGCTGTTTACCGCAGTGGCGGAGTTTTGGTTCTGGTAGGGGGCTTTTTACTGGGGGGAATCCTGTTTATTAGCTTGAGTAAATACATTGATGAACAAGGGGGATTTTTACGTAAGCCCGCCGCTAGCCGTCGCTATGTGGTGGAACATAAAATGCTGGAATCCCATGAGTTGGTAGATTATTTAGCCCACAGTGAAGTGATGAATGCTCTGCCAGAGCAGGAAAGGCATCAACTTGCTGGTCTGCTCACTCCTCACCATGCCTACCCCAGAGAAGTACTTTGTCGGGAAGGGGACCAGGGGGATTATTTTTACTTTATCGGTGGCGGGGAAGCGGATGTGTATAAGGGCACAACCTGGGTTAATCGGCTCACATCGGGCGATATTTTTGGGGAAATGTCTTTACTGACAGGAGAACCCCGGTCCGCTACGGTGGTGGCCGTCACTCCGATGGAACTGTATCAGTTGGATAAGGAAAACTTTGCCAATATTCTCAGTCAATCTCCCCATCTAGCCTTGGCCCTGAGCCGCAAACTCGCCCGCCGTTTACAGTCAGCCACGGACTTTGAGGCAATTGTCCCTCCCGAAGATAAGGTTTCGGTGTTGGAACCACTGGTAGAAGGCGATCGCCAGATGTTGGCCAAATTAGCCCAAAGCTCTGCTCCCATGGCCATCCTGGTGGGCACGCTGTTTGATAACATCCCGGAGGCTATGGTTATCGGCATGAACACCAATGTCACCCCCTGGGGTGGAGCGTTTCTGTTTGCCGTATTTATTTCCAATTTTCCCGAAGCCCTTTCCAGTTCCTTTGGCATGAAACAGGCCGGCATTTCCAACCGAAGAATTTTAACTCTCTGGTTTGGGGCGGTGGTGGCCAGTGGTCTGATCGCCATGGTGGGCTACTCCATTGGCCAAGGTGGCACTCTATTACTGGTGGCGGTGGCCCAGGCGATCGCCGGAGGGGGAATTTTAGCCATGCTAGCCAGCACCATGATGCCGGAAGCCTACGAATTGGGCGGCAGTTCCGTAGCCTATGCCACCATTATTGGTTTTTTAGCCGGGTTTTTGATTTCCGCCTCCCATTTTTGA
- the recA gene encoding recombinase RecA — MASTNISDREKALNAALAQIERSFGKGAIMRLGDATQMRVETISTGALTLDLALGGGLPKGRIVEIYGPESSGKTTLALHAVAATQQAGGVAAFVDAEHALDPVYSKALGVDIDNLLVAQPDNGESALEIVDQLVRSTAVDIIVVDSVAALVPRAEIEGEMGDTSVGSQARLMSKAMRKIAGNIGRSGCLVIFLNQLRQKIGVTYGSPEVTTGGNALKFYASVRLDIRRIQTLKKGTEGEYGIRAKVKVAKNKVAPPFRIAEFDIIFGQGISRMGCTIDLAEKCEVITRKGAWYSYNGENIAQGRDNAMKYLEENPEIAATIDQQVREKLSLVNAVFPVETEDGAEEQGEDGDF, encoded by the coding sequence ATGGCCAGCACCAACATTTCCGACCGTGAAAAAGCCCTCAACGCCGCCCTAGCCCAGATTGAGCGGAGCTTCGGGAAGGGAGCGATTATGCGCTTGGGAGATGCCACCCAAATGCGAGTTGAAACCATTTCCACTGGGGCTCTAACTTTGGATTTGGCCCTGGGGGGCGGTTTGCCCAAGGGTCGGATTGTGGAAATTTACGGCCCGGAAAGTTCCGGGAAGACCACCTTGGCCCTCCATGCGGTGGCGGCCACCCAACAGGCGGGGGGAGTCGCGGCCTTTGTCGATGCAGAACACGCCCTTGACCCCGTTTATTCCAAAGCCCTGGGGGTGGACATTGATAATTTATTGGTGGCCCAACCAGATAACGGCGAATCAGCCTTGGAAATTGTTGACCAGTTGGTGCGTTCCACTGCGGTGGATATCATTGTGGTGGATTCCGTGGCGGCCCTAGTGCCCCGGGCGGAAATTGAAGGGGAAATGGGGGATACTTCGGTGGGTTCCCAAGCTCGCTTGATGAGTAAAGCCATGCGGAAAATTGCTGGTAATATCGGGCGATCGGGTTGTTTGGTAATTTTCCTCAACCAGTTACGGCAAAAAATTGGTGTGACCTACGGCAGTCCCGAAGTGACCACCGGAGGTAATGCCCTGAAATTCTACGCCTCCGTACGTTTAGATATTCGCCGCATTCAAACCCTGAAAAAAGGCACCGAAGGGGAATACGGTATCCGAGCCAAAGTGAAAGTGGCTAAAAACAAAGTGGCTCCCCCCTTCCGCATCGCTGAATTTGACATTATTTTTGGCCAGGGCATTTCCCGCATGGGTTGCACCATCGACCTGGCGGAAAAATGCGAAGTCATCACCCGCAAAGGGGCTTGGTATAGCTATAACGGCGAAAACATTGCCCAGGGTCGGGATAATGCCATGAAATATTTAGAGGAAAATCCTGAAATCGCCGCTACCATCGACCAACAGGTGCGGGAAAAATTATCTTTAGTTAATGCGGTTTTCCCGGTGGAAACAGAGGATGGAGCGGAAGAGCAGGGGGAAGATGGGGATTTTTAG
- a CDS encoding ABC transporter permease: MIEFRESLKMATSMLLANKLRSSLTMLGIVIGNASVVAMLGIGQGAQELATSQLEDLGPNVLFVLPGSQRNRRASFNLPKTLVLSDAEAIAGQVPSVAGVAPEINRRLLVSHRNLNTNATIVGTTPEYPAIRNFSVAQGRFLNILDLERHRRVAVLGSEIADRLYQTQTPLGQNIRINNITFEVIGVMETKGSSLGSNQDEFIFIPLDTMVAQLVGRTSPYGIELSWINVKAKDGDSVGAATFQMENLLRLRHNIKNGEDDFGVSSAKQMLDIVNTITGGLTILLAAIAGISLIVGGIGVMNIMLVSVTERTQEIGLRKALGAGEQDILSQFLIEAVIVSASGGVIGVVLGMAIVAIVGSLSPLITVISPAAVVVSLTISGSIGLFFGVVPARQAAKLDPIVALRNA, encoded by the coding sequence GTGATTGAATTTCGGGAAAGTCTCAAAATGGCCACTAGCATGTTGCTGGCTAATAAGCTTCGTAGCAGTTTGACTATGTTGGGCATTGTCATTGGCAATGCGTCCGTGGTGGCCATGTTGGGCATTGGCCAGGGAGCCCAGGAGTTGGCCACTTCCCAATTGGAAGATTTAGGCCCCAATGTGTTGTTTGTGTTGCCCGGTTCCCAACGCAACCGTCGGGCTAGTTTCAATTTACCGAAAACTTTGGTTTTGAGTGACGCCGAGGCGATCGCCGGTCAAGTGCCTAGTGTGGCCGGGGTAGCCCCCGAAATTAACCGGAGGTTACTGGTGTCCCATCGGAACCTCAACACCAATGCCACCATTGTGGGCACTACCCCCGAATATCCCGCCATCCGTAATTTTTCCGTGGCCCAGGGACGCTTTCTCAACATTTTGGACCTGGAGCGCCATCGCCGGGTGGCCGTGCTGGGCAGTGAAATTGCCGATCGCCTTTATCAAACCCAAACTCCCCTTGGTCAGAATATCCGCATCAACAATATTACGTTTGAAGTCATCGGTGTGATGGAAACTAAGGGGTCTTCCCTGGGCAGTAATCAAGATGAATTTATTTTCATTCCCCTAGACACCATGGTGGCCCAACTGGTGGGGCGGACTTCCCCCTACGGCATTGAATTGAGCTGGATCAATGTGAAGGCTAAGGATGGTGACTCAGTGGGGGCGGCCACTTTCCAAATGGAAAACCTCCTGCGCCTACGGCACAATATCAAAAACGGGGAGGATGATTTTGGCGTTAGTTCTGCCAAACAAATGCTAGATATTGTCAACACTATCACCGGGGGGCTCACCATCCTCCTGGCGGCGATCGCCGGTATTTCCCTGATTGTGGGAGGTATTGGCGTAATGAACATTATGTTGGTGTCCGTAACGGAGCGCACCCAGGAAATTGGCCTGCGTAAAGCCCTCGGAGCCGGGGAACAGGACATTCTCAGTCAGTTTCTTATTGAAGCAGTAATCGTTTCCGCCAGTGGTGGAGTAATTGGCGTCGTCTTGGGCATGGCCATCGTGGCAATCGTGGGTAGTCTTTCCCCCCTGATTACAGTGATTTCCCCTGCCGCCGTGGTGGTTTCCCTCACCATTTCTGGCAGTATTGGTCTATTCTTTGGTGTTGTTCCCGCCCGTCAAGCGGCTAAATTAGACCCCATTGTCGCCCTGCGTAATGCTTAG
- a CDS encoding transcriptional repressor, with product MSYTADSLKAELNARGWRLTPQREKILTIFQNLPEGEHLSAEELHHRLEEEREKISLSTVYRSVKLMSRMGILRELELAEGHKHYELQQASPHHHHHVVCVQCNRTIEFKNDSILKQSLKQCEKEGFQLIDCQLTVTTICPEAIRMGWPSTLPSNWACTRSISLA from the coding sequence ATGTCCTACACCGCCGATTCCCTCAAAGCCGAACTTAATGCCCGTGGTTGGCGACTGACTCCCCAGCGGGAAAAAATCCTCACCATTTTTCAAAATTTGCCGGAGGGGGAACATCTCAGTGCCGAGGAGTTACACCATCGTCTGGAAGAAGAAAGGGAAAAGATTAGCCTCTCCACAGTTTATCGCAGTGTTAAGTTGATGTCCCGCATGGGCATTCTGCGGGAGTTGGAATTGGCGGAGGGGCACAAGCACTATGAATTGCAACAGGCTTCCCCCCATCACCATCACCATGTAGTCTGTGTGCAATGTAATCGCACCATCGAATTTAAGAATGATTCCATTCTCAAGCAGAGCTTGAAGCAGTGTGAAAAAGAGGGTTTTCAGTTGATCGATTGTCAGCTAACCGTCACCACCATTTGTCCTGAAGCAATCCGCATGGGTTGGCCCTCCACTCTGCCTAGTAATTGGGCTTGCACCCGCAGTATTTCCTTGGCCTAG
- a CDS encoding creatininase family protein has product MRPSALIPPQRYFAYLTWTDIEALPDKDKTIIIQPLGSIEQHGPHLPLVVDAAISEGVLGKALQTLAPEIPAYVLPTLYYGKSNEHMGFPGVITLSAETLLVILKEVAASLYQSGFRKWILLNSHGGQIQVLEIAARDLHQIYPDLQIFPFFTWRMPHCAADLLTPKEMTHGIHAGDGETSLMMALWPELVREDRLVKEFPQGIPADDELLSMEGSLPFAWLTKEVSRSGVMGDATVATKEKGEVLLDCLADGCRQAIEAVYHFQPPSLDRKG; this is encoded by the coding sequence ATGCGACCTTCCGCCCTTATTCCCCCCCAGCGTTATTTTGCCTACCTAACGTGGACCGATATTGAAGCTCTGCCGGATAAGGACAAAACCATTATTATTCAGCCCCTGGGTTCCATTGAACAGCATGGTCCCCATTTACCATTGGTGGTGGATGCAGCCATTTCTGAGGGGGTTTTGGGCAAGGCATTGCAAACTTTGGCACCGGAAATTCCGGCCTACGTGCTCCCAACTTTGTACTATGGCAAGTCCAATGAACATATGGGTTTCCCTGGGGTAATCACCCTCAGCGCAGAAACTTTGTTGGTTATTCTCAAGGAAGTGGCGGCGAGCTTGTATCAATCGGGCTTCCGTAAATGGATTTTGCTCAACTCCCACGGTGGCCAGATTCAGGTGTTGGAAATTGCGGCCAGGGATCTGCACCAGATTTATCCAGATTTACAAATTTTCCCCTTTTTTACTTGGCGGATGCCCCATTGTGCGGCGGATTTACTCACTCCCAAAGAGATGACCCACGGTATCCATGCGGGGGATGGGGAAACCAGCTTAATGATGGCCCTCTGGCCTGAACTGGTGCGGGAAGATCGTTTAGTAAAGGAATTTCCCCAGGGCATTCCCGCCGATGATGAACTTTTGAGTATGGAAGGAAGTTTGCCCTTTGCTTGGTTAACCAAAGAAGTGAGTCGCAGTGGGGTGATGGGGGATGCCACCGTAGCCACCAAAGAGAAGGGAGAAGTTTTACTAGATTGTTTGGCAGATGGTTGTCGTCAGGCGATCGAGGCAGTGTACCATTTCCAACCGCCTAGTCTGGACAGGAAAGGGTAA